One Pseudomonas tolaasii NCPPB 2192 genomic window carries:
- the thrH gene encoding bifunctional phosphoserine phosphatase/homoserine phosphotransferase ThrH yields MEIACLDLEGVLVPEIWIAFAEKTGIESLRATTRDIPDYDVLMKQRLRILDEHGLKLADIQEVIATLKPLEGAIEFVNWLRERFQVVILSDTFYEFSQPLMRQLGFPTLLCHRLITDENDRVVSYQLRQKDPKRQSVLAFKTLYYRVIAAGDSYNDTTMLGEADRGILFHAPENVIREFPQFPAVHTFEDLKKEFIKASNRQLGL; encoded by the coding sequence GTGGAAATTGCCTGTCTCGACCTGGAAGGGGTACTGGTTCCGGAAATCTGGATCGCCTTCGCCGAAAAAACCGGTATTGAATCCCTGCGGGCCACCACCCGTGACATCCCGGACTACGACGTGTTGATGAAGCAGCGCCTGCGCATCCTCGACGAACACGGCCTGAAGCTCGCGGATATCCAGGAAGTGATCGCCACCCTCAAACCGCTGGAAGGCGCCATCGAGTTCGTCAACTGGCTGCGCGAGCGTTTCCAGGTGGTGATTCTGTCAGACACGTTCTATGAGTTTTCCCAGCCATTGATGCGCCAGCTGGGGTTTCCGACCCTGCTGTGCCATCGGCTCATTACCGACGAAAACGACCGGGTGGTGAGCTACCAACTGCGTCAGAAAGACCCTAAGCGCCAGTCGGTGCTGGCCTTCAAGACCCTCTACTACCGCGTGATCGCCGCCGGCGATTCCTACAACGACACCACCATGCTGGGCGAGGCCGACCGCGGGATTCTGTTCCACGCACCGGAGAATGTGATTCGCGAGTTCCCGCAATTTCCGGCGGTGCACACGTTCGAGGATTTGAAGAAAGAGTTCATCAAGGCTTCGAATCGGCAGTTGGGCCTGTAA
- a CDS encoding phosphoadenylyl-sulfate reductase, with protein sequence MNQAFDVAELAATYANKSAQDILKLAFSQFGDDLWISFSGAEDVVLVDMAWKLNKNVKVFSLDTGRLHPETYRFIEQVRDFYKIDIELISPDQSKLEPFVKEKGLFSFYKDGHGECCGVRKIEPLRRKLSGVSAWATGQRRDQSPGTRSQVAALEIDTAFSTPERTLYKFNPLAQMTSEEVWGYIRMLELPYNSLHERGFISIGCEPCTRPVLPNQHEREGRWWWEEATQKECGLHAGNIISKA encoded by the coding sequence ATGAACCAAGCCTTCGACGTCGCTGAACTCGCCGCGACTTATGCCAACAAATCCGCCCAGGACATTCTCAAGCTGGCGTTCAGCCAGTTCGGTGATGACCTGTGGATTTCCTTCAGCGGTGCCGAGGACGTGGTGCTGGTAGACATGGCCTGGAAGCTCAACAAGAACGTCAAGGTGTTCAGCCTCGACACCGGCCGCCTGCACCCGGAGACCTACCGGTTCATCGAGCAGGTGCGCGACTTCTACAAAATCGACATCGAACTGATCTCGCCGGACCAGAGCAAACTGGAACCTTTCGTCAAGGAAAAAGGCCTGTTCAGCTTCTATAAAGATGGCCATGGCGAGTGCTGCGGCGTGCGCAAGATTGAGCCGCTGCGCCGCAAGCTCTCCGGCGTCAGCGCCTGGGCCACCGGCCAGCGCCGTGACCAGAGCCCCGGCACCCGCAGCCAGGTGGCCGCGCTGGAAATCGACACAGCCTTCTCCACGCCGGAACGTACCCTGTACAAGTTCAACCCGCTGGCACAGATGACCAGCGAGGAAGTCTGGGGTTACATCCGCATGCTGGAGCTGCCGTACAATAGCCTGCACGAGCGCGGTTTTATCAGCATCGGCTGCGAGCCATGCACTCGCCCGGTGCTGCCAAACCAGCATGAGCGCGAGGGCCGCTGGTGGTGGGAAGAAGCCACGCAGAAAGAGTGTGGGCTGCATGCGGGCAATATCATCAGCAAGGCGTAA
- a CDS encoding ATP-dependent zinc protease — protein MTLKPFLLLFCLLALPGLGVAAEKTVYGLNEYAKLAGIDLEVAAKLDTGAKTASLSARDIKRFKRNGESWVRFYLAIDTAHSHPIERPLARVSKIKRRAGDYDPDEDKNYTARPVIALDICMGTALRSIEVNLTDRSAFQYPLLIGSEALKRFDALVDPSLKYAAGKPACATDAHTAE, from the coding sequence ATGACTCTCAAGCCCTTCCTTCTATTGTTCTGCCTGCTGGCTTTACCGGGCCTTGGCGTTGCCGCCGAGAAGACCGTGTATGGCCTGAACGAATACGCCAAGCTGGCGGGCATCGACCTGGAAGTCGCCGCCAAGCTCGACACCGGCGCCAAGACCGCCTCCCTCAGCGCCCGCGACATCAAGCGTTTCAAGCGCAATGGCGAATCCTGGGTCCGTTTTTATCTGGCCATCGACACCGCCCATTCCCACCCCATCGAACGCCCACTGGCCCGCGTCAGCAAAATCAAGCGCCGCGCCGGTGACTACGACCCCGATGAGGACAAGAACTACACCGCCCGCCCGGTCATCGCGCTGGATATCTGCATGGGCACCGCTTTACGCAGCATCGAAGTGAACTTGACTGACCGCAGCGCATTCCAATATCCGCTGCTGATCGGCTCCGAAGCGTTGAAACGCTTTGATGCGCTGGTCGACCCCAGTCTTAAATACGCAGCAGGCAAACCTGCCTGCGCCACCGACGCTCATACCGCCGAGTAA
- a CDS encoding 3-oxoacyl-ACP reductase family protein translates to MTTQDLSGKVALIQGGSRGIGAAIVKRLAAQGAAVAFTYVSSAAKAQELQNSVISEGGKALAIHADSADAEAIRNAVNATVKAFGRLDILVNNAGVLAIAPLEDFKLEDFDQTLAINVRSVFIATQEAANHMGNGGRVINIGSTNAERMPFGGGGPYAMSKAALVGLTKGLARDLGPRGITINNVQPGPVDTDMNPANSEFADSLIGLMAVGRYGHVEEIASFVAYLAGPEAGYITGASLTIDGGFSA, encoded by the coding sequence ATGACCACACAAGACCTCAGCGGCAAAGTTGCCTTGATTCAAGGCGGTTCCCGCGGCATCGGCGCCGCTATCGTCAAACGCCTCGCCGCACAGGGTGCAGCGGTCGCCTTCACCTACGTCAGCTCGGCCGCCAAGGCGCAAGAACTGCAAAACAGCGTGATCAGTGAAGGCGGCAAAGCCCTGGCGATTCACGCCGACAGCGCCGACGCCGAGGCGATCCGCAATGCGGTCAACGCCACCGTCAAAGCCTTTGGCCGCCTGGATATCCTGGTGAACAACGCCGGTGTGTTGGCCATCGCGCCGCTGGAAGACTTCAAGCTGGAAGACTTTGACCAGACCCTGGCGATCAACGTGCGCAGCGTGTTCATCGCCACCCAGGAAGCGGCCAATCACATGGGTAACGGCGGCCGAGTGATCAATATCGGCAGCACCAACGCCGAACGCATGCCCTTCGGCGGCGGCGGTCCGTATGCGATGAGCAAGGCGGCGCTGGTGGGTCTGACCAAAGGTTTGGCACGCGACCTGGGGCCACGCGGCATCACCATCAACAACGTACAACCCGGCCCGGTGGACACCGACATGAACCCGGCGAACAGTGAGTTTGCAGACAGCTTGATCGGGCTGATGGCGGTTGGGCGGTACGGGCACGTGGAAGAGATTGCCAGCTTTGTGGCGTACCTGGCGGGGCCGGAAGCCGGGTATATCACCGGTGCCAGTTTGACGATTGATGGTGGTTTCAGCGCCTGA
- the pabB gene encoding aminodeoxychorismate synthase component I: MSTCSVHPLPYRANPAEYFTAIRHAPGAVLLDSGRPAAERGRYDLLSAWPDVTLTVAPDESGGDFLQRLRQNLTQLGEAALPAGYELPFVGGLIGYLSYDFGRHLEHLPHLAADDLHLPDARFGLYAWALISDHQAQTSQLVFHPSLADGERQRLIALFGQEIIDTAASFTLHGPMVPDLTAEAYRQAIVRIQDYIQAGDCYQVNFAQRFRAPCVGDPWAAYCALREACPTPFSGYQSLPDDGAVVSLSPERFVHISEHRVETRPIKGTRPRGLTPEEDAANAAELLASPKDRAENLMIVDLLRNDLGRTCRTGSVKVPELFSLESYPNVHHLVSSVTGELAAGKDALDLIAGSFPGGSITGAPKIRAMQIIDELEPTRRGLYCGSLLYLDVRGEMDSSIAIRSLLVKDGQVCCWGGGGIVADSEWEAEYQESLTKVQVLLKTLEGL; encoded by the coding sequence ATGTCGACCTGTTCCGTACACCCGCTGCCCTACCGGGCCAATCCCGCCGAGTATTTCACGGCGATCCGCCACGCCCCCGGCGCGGTGCTGCTCGACAGTGGCCGCCCGGCTGCCGAGCGCGGGCGTTACGACCTGCTGAGCGCCTGGCCGGATGTGACGTTGACGGTAGCGCCCGACGAGAGCGGTGGCGATTTCCTGCAACGGTTACGGCAAAACCTCACACAGCTAGGTGAAGCCGCCTTGCCTGCGGGTTATGAATTGCCGTTCGTCGGTGGCTTGATCGGTTACCTGAGTTATGACTTCGGCCGGCACCTTGAGCACCTGCCGCACCTCGCCGCAGACGATTTGCACCTGCCGGATGCGCGTTTCGGGCTGTATGCCTGGGCGTTGATCAGCGACCACCAGGCGCAAACCAGCCAACTGGTGTTTCACCCCTCGCTGGCTGACGGCGAACGGCAACGCTTGATAGCGCTGTTCGGCCAGGAAATCATCGACACCGCCGCGAGCTTCACACTGCACGGCCCCATGGTGCCGGACCTGACCGCCGAGGCGTACCGGCAGGCCATCGTGCGCATTCAAGACTACATCCAGGCCGGCGATTGCTATCAGGTCAACTTCGCCCAGCGCTTTCGCGCGCCGTGTGTGGGTGACCCCTGGGCGGCCTATTGCGCGCTGCGCGAGGCCTGCCCTACGCCGTTTTCCGGCTACCAAAGCCTGCCGGACGACGGCGCGGTGGTGAGCCTGTCGCCGGAGCGCTTTGTGCACATCAGCGAGCATCGCGTTGAAACCCGTCCCATCAAAGGCACCCGCCCCCGGGGGCTGACGCCCGAAGAAGACGCCGCCAACGCCGCCGAACTGTTGGCCAGCCCCAAGGACCGCGCCGAAAACCTGATGATCGTCGACCTGCTGCGCAACGACCTCGGCCGCACCTGTCGCACCGGCTCGGTGAAAGTGCCGGAGCTGTTCAGCCTGGAAAGCTACCCCAACGTGCACCACCTGGTCAGCAGCGTGACCGGTGAACTGGCGGCCGGCAAAGACGCCCTCGACCTGATCGCCGGCAGCTTCCCCGGCGGCTCCATCACCGGCGCCCCGAAGATCCGCGCCATGCAAATCATCGACGAACTGGAGCCGACGCGCCGCGGGCTTTACTGCGGCTCGCTGCTGTACCTGGACGTGCGCGGCGAGATGGACAGCTCCATCGCTATCCGCAGCCTGCTGGTCAAGGACGGCCAGGTATGCTGCTGGGGCGGCGGCGGAATCGTCGCGGATTCGGAGTGGGAGGCTGAATATCAGGAGTCGCTGACCAAGGTGCAGGTGTTGTTGAAGACACTGGAAGGCTTGTAG
- a CDS encoding GntR family transcriptional regulator, translating to MLDQLETPVVAQDDSQTMSENVFRRIQAAIVKGEIAPGSKISEPELARTYGISRGPLREAIHRLEGQRLLVRVPHVGARVVSLSHAELIELYEIRESLEGMACRLAAERMTDAEIEELRQVLHTHERDEAFQAGLGYYQQEGDFDFHYRIIQGAGNRTLTQMLCGELYQLVRMYRIQFSATPNRPRQAFAEHHRILDAIADRDGELAELLMRRHIGASKRNIARHFPGGAPERGES from the coding sequence ATGCTGGATCAACTGGAAACCCCAGTGGTCGCCCAAGACGATTCCCAGACCATGTCCGAGAATGTCTTTCGGCGTATCCAGGCGGCCATCGTCAAGGGTGAAATTGCACCCGGCAGCAAGATCTCCGAGCCGGAACTGGCACGCACCTATGGCATCAGCCGTGGCCCGCTGCGCGAAGCGATCCATCGCCTCGAAGGCCAGCGCCTGCTGGTGCGCGTGCCTCACGTGGGCGCGCGGGTGGTTTCCCTGAGCCACGCCGAACTCATCGAACTCTATGAAATCCGTGAATCCCTCGAAGGCATGGCCTGCCGCCTGGCTGCCGAGCGCATGACCGACGCGGAAATCGAAGAGCTGCGCCAGGTGCTGCACACCCACGAACGCGACGAAGCCTTCCAGGCCGGCCTCGGTTATTACCAGCAGGAAGGCGACTTCGACTTTCATTACCGGATCATCCAGGGCGCCGGCAACCGCACCCTGACTCAAATGCTCTGTGGCGAGCTGTACCAGTTGGTGCGCATGTACCGCATCCAGTTTTCCGCGACCCCCAATCGTCCACGCCAGGCATTCGCCGAGCATCACCGCATCCTCGACGCGATTGCCGACCGCGACGGCGAACTGGCCGAACTGTTGATGCGCCGCCACATCGGCGCGTCCAAACGCAACATTGCCCGTCATTTCCCCGGCGGTGCCCCTGAAAGAGGTGAGTCATGA
- a CDS encoding LysR family transcriptional regulator, whose amino-acid sequence MESFGSIECFVRSAEGGSFAEAARHLSLTPAAVGKSVAKLEARLGVRLFQRSTRRLTLTEAGKLFLEEVSGSLTTIQNAVANLASAEGRPVGTLKVSMGTVFGNRYVVPLLGEFMRRFPDISPDWHFDNRQVDLIGQGFDAAIGGGFELPPGVVARKLTPAHRVLVASPGYLAQRLPVKTPEDLARCTGILIRSPQTGRVRSWQLTSLEREHRPLVLKPGMTMSDSEAACCAGAQGLGIALISMPMAVPFLDSGAVVRVLPDWYVDDGNISIYYAEHKLLPGKTRAFVDFIIEQFAEQGLGRRFSAV is encoded by the coding sequence ATGGAGAGCTTTGGCAGTATCGAATGCTTTGTGCGCAGTGCCGAAGGCGGCAGCTTTGCCGAAGCGGCGCGGCACCTGAGCCTGACGCCTGCGGCCGTCGGAAAAAGCGTTGCCAAGTTGGAGGCGCGTCTGGGGGTTCGGCTGTTCCAGCGTAGTACACGTCGCCTGACCCTGACGGAAGCCGGCAAGCTGTTTCTCGAAGAGGTCAGCGGCAGCCTCACCACCATCCAGAATGCGGTGGCCAACCTGGCCAGCGCCGAAGGGCGGCCGGTGGGTACGCTGAAGGTCAGTATGGGGACGGTGTTCGGCAACCGTTATGTGGTGCCGTTGCTGGGCGAGTTTATGCGGCGCTTTCCGGACATCAGCCCGGACTGGCATTTCGATAACCGCCAGGTGGACCTGATCGGCCAGGGGTTTGATGCGGCCATTGGCGGCGGTTTTGAGCTGCCTCCGGGCGTGGTCGCGCGCAAACTCACGCCGGCGCACCGGGTGCTGGTGGCTTCGCCGGGTTATTTGGCGCAACGCCTGCCGGTGAAAACTCCCGAAGATCTGGCGCGTTGTACGGGCATCCTGATCCGCTCACCCCAAACCGGTCGCGTGCGCTCCTGGCAATTGACCAGCCTTGAGCGCGAGCATCGCCCGCTGGTACTCAAGCCCGGCATGACCATGAGCGATTCCGAAGCCGCCTGCTGCGCCGGCGCCCAAGGGCTGGGTATCGCGCTGATCAGCATGCCGATGGCCGTGCCTTTCCTCGACAGCGGCGCGGTGGTGCGTGTGCTGCCCGACTGGTATGTGGATGACGGCAACATTTCCATCTATTACGCCGAGCACAAACTGCTGCCTGGCAAGACCCGGGCGTTTGTGGATTTCATCATTGAGCAGTTTGCCGAGCAGGGCTTGGGGCGGCGGTTCAGTGCGGTGTGA
- a CDS encoding aspartate/glutamate racemase family protein has product MRILVVNVNTTESITETIAQQARAVAAPGTEIVGLTPYFGAESVEGNFESYLAAIAVMDRVMAYDQPFDAVIQAGYGEHGREGLQELLNVPVVDITEAAASTAMFLGHAYSVVTTLDRTVPLIEDRLKLAGLYQRCASVRASGMAVLELEEDPLAAMEAIVRQAELAISEDKAEVICLGCGGMAGLDEQIRLRTGVPVVDGVTTAVTIAESLVRLGLSTSKIRTYATPRPKKVMGWPGRSGR; this is encoded by the coding sequence ATGCGTATCCTCGTGGTCAACGTCAACACCACCGAATCCATCACGGAAACCATCGCCCAGCAGGCACGCGCTGTGGCCGCGCCGGGTACCGAGATCGTCGGGCTCACGCCGTACTTTGGCGCCGAATCGGTGGAGGGCAATTTTGAAAGTTACCTGGCGGCCATCGCCGTGATGGACCGGGTGATGGCTTACGACCAGCCGTTTGATGCGGTGATCCAGGCCGGTTATGGCGAGCATGGCCGTGAAGGCCTGCAGGAATTATTGAATGTGCCGGTGGTGGACATCACCGAAGCCGCCGCCAGCACGGCGATGTTTCTGGGCCATGCCTATTCGGTGGTCACCACCCTGGACCGCACGGTGCCGTTGATTGAAGACCGCCTGAAACTCGCCGGGCTGTACCAGCGCTGCGCCTCGGTGCGCGCCAGCGGCATGGCGGTACTGGAGCTGGAAGAGGATCCGCTGGCCGCCATGGAAGCCATCGTGCGCCAGGCCGAGCTGGCGATCAGCGAAGACAAGGCCGAAGTGATCTGCCTGGGCTGCGGCGGCATGGCCGGGCTGGATGAGCAGATTCGCCTACGCACCGGCGTGCCGGTGGTGGATGGCGTGACGACGGCGGTGACCATTGCCGAATCGCTGGTGCGGCTGGGGTTGTCGACCTCGAAAATCCGCACCTATGCGACGCCGCGGCCGAAGAAAGTCATGGGCTGGCCGGGGCGGTCTGGCCGGTAG
- a CDS encoding alpha-L-glutamate ligase-like protein, whose protein sequence is MFGFWKTWKALEARGIMGINRRNADYVLKYNKRSLYPLVDDKIITKERALAAGLHVPEMYGVITTEKEIDKLDDIIGGRSDFVIKPAQGAGGDGILVVADRFEGRYRTVSGKIISHEEIEHQVSSILTGLYSLGGHRDRALIEYRVVPDQIFKSISYEGVPDIRIIVLMGYPVMAMLRLPTRQSGGKANLHQGAIGVGVDLATGLTLRGTWLNSMITKHPDTTNAVDGVQLPNWDGFMQLAAGCYELCGLGYIGVDMVLDQEKGPLILELNARPGLNIQIANDCGLTLRTHAVEARLEELKAAGITETPEERVRFVQDMFGHIPAVEG, encoded by the coding sequence ATGTTCGGCTTCTGGAAAACCTGGAAGGCCCTGGAAGCGCGGGGGATCATGGGCATCAACCGGCGTAATGCCGACTATGTGCTCAAATACAACAAGCGCAGCCTGTACCCGCTGGTGGATGACAAGATCATCACCAAGGAACGTGCCCTGGCTGCCGGCCTGCATGTTCCCGAAATGTATGGCGTGATCACCACCGAAAAGGAAATCGACAAACTCGACGACATTATCGGCGGGCGCAGCGACTTCGTGATCAAACCCGCTCAGGGCGCCGGCGGTGACGGCATTCTGGTGGTGGCCGACCGGTTTGAAGGACGCTACCGCACGGTGTCCGGCAAGATCATCAGCCATGAAGAAATCGAACATCAGGTTTCCAGCATCCTCACCGGCCTGTATTCCCTGGGCGGCCACCGTGACCGGGCGCTGATCGAATACCGGGTGGTACCCGACCAGATCTTCAAGAGCATCAGTTACGAAGGCGTGCCCGACATCCGCATCATTGTGCTGATGGGCTACCCGGTGATGGCCATGCTGCGCTTGCCGACCCGGCAGTCCGGCGGCAAGGCCAACCTGCACCAGGGCGCGATTGGCGTAGGCGTTGACCTCGCCACCGGCCTGACCCTGCGCGGCACCTGGCTGAACAGCATGATCACCAAGCATCCCGACACCACCAACGCGGTGGATGGCGTACAACTGCCCAACTGGGACGGTTTCATGCAACTCGCGGCCGGTTGCTACGAGCTGTGCGGGCTGGGCTATATCGGCGTGGACATGGTGCTGGACCAGGAAAAAGGCCCGCTGATCCTCGAATTGAACGCTAGGCCCGGGCTGAATATCCAGATTGCCAACGATTGCGGGTTGACCCTGCGCACTCACGCCGTTGAAGCACGACTGGAAGAATTGAAAGCTGCCGGTATCACCGAAACGCCGGAAGAGCGGGTCAGGTTTGTGCAGGATATGTTTGGGCACATTCCTGCTGTGGAGGGCTGA
- a CDS encoding NCS1 family nucleobase:cation symporter-1, protein MRTSLSNNIALDLPSTSLKPEAASPGPLVLSPRLHNRDLAPTKVEGRRWGRYSIFALWTNDVHNIANYSFAIGLYALGLGGWQILLSLGIGAALVYFFMNLSGYMGQKTGVPFPVISRISFGIHGAQIPALIRAVIAIAWFGIQTYLASVVFRVLLSAIHPGFSDYDHNSILGLSTLGWACFVTIWFVQLAILAYGMEMVRRYEAFAGPVILVTVASLAGWMYFQVGGHIAWSIREPLSGGEMWRNIFAGGALWLTIYGTLILNFCDFARSSPCRKTIQVGNFWGLPVNILVFAAITVLLCGGQFQLDGRVIESPTEIIAAIPNTFFLVLGCLAFLIVTVAVNIMANFVAPAFVLSNLAPKYLNFRRAGLISATLAVLILPWNLYNSPLVIVYFLSGLGALLGPLYGVIMVDYWLIRKSRVDVLQLYSEDPNGVYYYSRGVNLRAVAAFIPAAVIAILLALLPGFASVAPFSWMFGAGIAGLLYLLIAKRQPFYADVSGESIAVDNVSH, encoded by the coding sequence ATGCGTACAAGCCTCTCAAACAACATCGCACTGGATCTGCCCTCCACCTCATTGAAGCCCGAGGCTGCCAGCCCCGGCCCGCTGGTTCTCAGCCCGCGCCTGCACAACAGGGACCTGGCACCCACCAAGGTCGAAGGCCGACGCTGGGGGCGCTACAGCATTTTTGCGTTGTGGACCAACGACGTGCACAACATTGCCAACTACTCCTTTGCCATCGGCTTGTATGCGCTGGGCCTTGGCGGCTGGCAAATCCTGTTATCGCTGGGGATCGGTGCGGCGCTGGTGTATTTCTTCATGAACTTGTCGGGCTACATGGGCCAGAAGACCGGTGTGCCGTTTCCGGTGATCAGCCGCATCAGCTTCGGGATTCATGGCGCGCAGATTCCAGCGCTGATCCGCGCGGTGATTGCGATTGCCTGGTTCGGGATACAAACCTACCTGGCCTCGGTGGTTTTCCGCGTGCTGCTGTCGGCGATTCATCCAGGGTTTTCCGACTATGACCACAATTCGATTCTCGGCCTGTCGACCCTGGGCTGGGCGTGTTTCGTGACCATCTGGTTCGTGCAACTGGCGATCCTGGCGTACGGCATGGAGATGGTGCGCCGCTATGAAGCGTTCGCCGGGCCGGTGATTCTGGTCACCGTGGCTTCGCTGGCGGGCTGGATGTACTTTCAGGTCGGCGGCCATATCGCGTGGTCGATCCGTGAGCCTCTGAGTGGCGGCGAGATGTGGCGCAATATCTTCGCCGGCGGCGCCTTATGGCTGACCATCTACGGCACGCTGATCCTCAACTTTTGCGACTTCGCCCGTTCCTCGCCCTGCCGCAAGACCATCCAGGTCGGCAACTTCTGGGGCCTGCCGGTAAACATCCTGGTATTCGCCGCCATCACCGTGCTGCTGTGCGGCGGGCAGTTCCAGCTCGATGGCCGGGTGATCGAAAGCCCTACCGAAATCATCGCCGCCATCCCCAATACCTTCTTTCTGGTGCTGGGCTGCCTGGCGTTTCTGATCGTCACCGTGGCGGTGAATATCATGGCCAACTTCGTCGCGCCGGCCTTTGTGCTGAGCAACCTGGCGCCCAAGTACCTGAACTTCCGCCGCGCCGGGTTGATCAGCGCAACGTTGGCGGTGTTGATTTTGCCGTGGAACCTCTACAACAGCCCGCTGGTGATCGTGTATTTCCTTTCCGGCCTGGGTGCGCTGCTGGGGCCGTTGTACGGGGTGATCATGGTCGATTACTGGCTGATTCGTAAAAGCCGCGTCGACGTTTTGCAGTTGTACAGCGAAGACCCGAACGGCGTTTATTACTACAGCCGCGGGGTGAATTTACGTGCGGTCGCGGCGTTCATTCCTGCAGCGGTGATCGCCATTCTGCTGGCGCTGTTGCCCGGCTTTGCCAGCGTCGCCCCGTTCTCCTGGATGTTTGGCGCCGGTATTGCAGGGTTGCTCTACCTGCTGATCGCCAAGCGCCAGCCGTTCTACGCCGATGTCAGCGGCGAAAGCATTGCAGTCGATAACGTCAGTCATTAA
- a CDS encoding inactive transglutaminase family protein produces MRSLTLHLRILITVLVVLGISVTAYQIFVLGIPVTEDATDDLWNIDAKVEFVANPKDPVKISMFVPPLSRDFVSLNESFISNNYGVSVNRTDGNRKVTWSARRAKGNQTLYYRLVLTKRYSGEKVKVKGPTFRDSIAVEGPEKIAAEALLAPIRQHSADVETFITEAIKRTNNLNDDNVKLLLAGDPSTPHKAKIVELLLSIAHVPVEKVHTIRLVADQPQAPELWLRSFNGNDWLYFNPETGEQGLPADRLLWWTGDENLITVEGGKKAMVTFSLNNSEMNAIRLAKLTDENTDANFLEYSLYGLPLQTQQTFMIMVMIPIGVLVILILRNLIGLQTLGTFTPVLIALAFRETQLGFGIVLFTIITALGLSLRSYLEHLKLQMLPRLSVVLTFVVVLIAAISLFSHKLGLERGLSVALFPMVILTMTIERLSITWEERGANHALKVAVGTLFAAALAHIIMSVPELVYFVFTFPAILLILVGFMLAMGRYRGYRLTELVRFKAFLKADR; encoded by the coding sequence ATGCGCTCCTTGACCCTGCACCTGAGAATCCTGATCACCGTTTTGGTGGTGCTGGGTATTTCGGTCACCGCCTACCAGATTTTCGTACTGGGCATTCCCGTCACCGAAGACGCCACCGACGACTTGTGGAACATCGACGCCAAGGTCGAGTTCGTCGCCAACCCCAAGGACCCGGTGAAAATCTCGATGTTCGTGCCGCCGCTGAGCCGCGACTTCGTCAGCCTCAATGAAAGCTTCATCTCGAACAACTACGGCGTGAGCGTCAACCGCACCGACGGCAACCGCAAGGTCACCTGGTCGGCCCGCCGCGCCAAGGGCAACCAGACCCTGTATTACCGCCTGGTGCTGACCAAGCGTTACAGCGGCGAGAAGGTCAAGGTCAAAGGCCCGACCTTCCGCGACAGCATTGCCGTGGAAGGCCCGGAAAAAATCGCCGCCGAAGCCCTGCTCGCCCCTATCCGCCAGCACTCGGCGGACGTGGAAACCTTTATCACCGAAGCCATCAAGCGCACCAACAACCTCAACGACGACAACGTGAAGCTGCTGCTGGCGGGAGACCCGTCGACACCGCACAAGGCCAAGATCGTCGAGTTGCTGCTGTCCATCGCCCACGTGCCGGTGGAGAAAGTCCACACCATCCGCCTGGTCGCCGACCAGCCGCAAGCCCCGGAACTGTGGCTGCGCAGCTTCAATGGCAACGACTGGCTGTACTTCAACCCGGAAACCGGCGAACAGGGCCTGCCGGCGGACCGCCTGCTGTGGTGGACCGGCGATGAAAATCTGATCACGGTGGAAGGCGGCAAGAAAGCCATGGTCACCTTCAGCCTGAACAACAGCGAGATGAACGCGATTCGTCTGGCCAAGCTGACGGATGAAAACACCGACGCCAACTTCCTCGAATACTCGCTGTACGGCCTGCCGCTGCAAACCCAGCAAACCTTCATGATCATGGTGATGATCCCGATCGGCGTGCTGGTGATCCTCATCCTGCGCAACCTGATCGGCCTGCAGACCCTCGGCACCTTTACCCCGGTGCTGATTGCCCTGGCGTTCCGCGAGACGCAACTGGGCTTCGGGATCGTGCTGTTCACCATTATTACGGCACTGGGGTTGTCCCTCAGGTCGTACCTTGAACATTTGAAGCTGCAGATGCTGCCAAGGCTGTCGGTGGTGCTCACGTTTGTGGTGGTGCTGATCGCGGCCATCAGCCTGTTCAGCCACAAACTGGGGCTGGAGCGCGGGCTGTCGGTGGCGCTGTTCCCGATGGTGATTCTGACCATGACCATCGAACGTCTGTCCATCACCTGGGAAGAACGCGGCGCCAACCATGCGCTGAAAGTCGCGGTGGGCACCTTGTTCGCCGCCGCCCTGGCGCACATCATCATGAGCGTGCCGGAACTGGTGTACTTCGTGTTCACCTTCCCGGCGATCCTGCTGATTCTGGTGGGCTTTATGCTGGCCATGGGGCGCTATCGCGGCTACCGCCTGACCGAACTGGTGCGCTTTAAAGCCTTTTTGAAGGCTGACCGGTAA